Proteins encoded by one window of Chanos chanos chromosome 7, fChaCha1.1, whole genome shotgun sequence:
- the dennd4c gene encoding LOW QUALITY PROTEIN: DENN domain-containing protein 4C (The sequence of the model RefSeq protein was modified relative to this genomic sequence to represent the inferred CDS: deleted 1 base in 1 codon), which yields MIEDKGHRVTDYFVVAGLTDKSTPLEQDLSETKSSGPKAPITDLAVINKSAGETVPEGFTCIETTYSGQPANLNHGSLKSPELFLCYKRGREKPPLIDIGVLYEGKERLIQGCEVIQATPFGRCANVNNSSATSQRIFITFRRAPPIQPQNSLAVTDICVIITSKGEIPPHTFCKVDKNLNCGMWGSSVFLCYKKSVSASNSIAYKAGLIFRYPAEDYESFPLSESVPLFCLPMGAKIESWAPNTRYPLPVFSTFVLTSSSGEKVYGAAIQFYERHPVENLSEKQKIQLGLLTAVEKKPITDRLVNTNKCICLLSHWPFFESFRKFLMFLYKLSVSGPHPLPIEKHISHFMHNVSFPSPQRPRILVQLSAHDTLTLSQPVSTPLPLSGADYSTLLMNLGSENCASLLHFVLLESKILLHSLRPAVLTGVAEAVVAMIFPFQWQCPYIPLCPLSLAGVLNAPCPFIVGVDSRYFDLYDPPPDVVCVDLDTNTIYLSDEKRHSNWKNIPKKPCKSLINSLSNLHNQLAAVRRTPTEGSAIDMTPIEADFTWQKKRTGLEMEIQEAFLRFMASILKGYRTYLKPITQAPSEKATAADSLYDLQGFLKSRDRAHQKFYSQLTKTQIFIRFIEECTFVSDKDTGLAFFDYCIEKLFPSDKGTDKGSKVEGESYEDTRLLELDESQKSEHTVFVMPPEPPPEDGSEPPPKYSYNNFPRLQLDLFDRPVELRPALSTRAAGASLSSSPALLAKRTKQEIKLAYKMAKRFYSNPPLWAKCLFSHCYSLWFICLPAGMRAAHSKPRAMQQAYDVLLKMRSTEVEVLDEVCYRVVMQLCGQWGMPVMAVRVLMEMKKAKIHPNAITYGYYNKAVLESPWPSRNRSGHFMWTKVRNVVRGVAQFKQALRGNAHSKEPPLINTGEADGDRFSHGSADSEANGDEHTVFSRHLIVGDPSESQCSTGGQSDQGYGSKDELHQDSSDLANVPASPLPTADHSSKSKAAEDQHNGEDAAGSVDSAVAITDPPSPVDPAPPPASIVKLSTGSFDGTKGIGETGGGASKLFIPRSKSEDVVLPVEGGSGKLDAVSQTTQQQRIKAFAERSCSFSTESRAGMLGKKGSLELSVDHMGADARILAAAFSGGKTPPPILATGSAFKELEAETETKHSLVNKGSEEEGVGEKEVAAPEKEEEQGQKEEQGERLSKEDVTPQGSVGVGRSCSSGSSSSKVVEREDVEVGADPLSLLASESEDAASIQSQESARNVPPVVSRNLADEIEMYMNLKNPLGIKASSMELHQGTNQDSESQQGDSTDSPATIQSVERRSSLPVGHSKMPGPRDTPKRSPAVTRSKTFAAKSPKTPGSTPTSTSLTALVRSSQSGSLGSVINSISGIKMDALLSGPKIDMLKSGMKQAANVASKVLGAVASAYSYSDDEEDTAQPRDAFPARLEDHLFSDDGEVENSVPRGLMPSLASNGLTHSTTSLGSSSGSSDTGKVQHPSSMPASKSMRSGDSERSEQSSSHHASTSSINQNCALEVLMSSCSQCRSCEVLVYDEEIMAGWTADDSNLNTTCPFCRNSFLPLLQVEFNDLRSTSGFYLKGSTSGDSIHSTSTQPTPSISSEHKEGSPSDPPDLISFAESSEDTEELRVSPTDQAETQKTLVPTPVHSDPLGLMERQAEKRGTSLTRSNSVGGPLQSLDSTQRPNHGVSTTSLPSSLQEVAETLGQKRQNPKPVSVPYLSPLVLRKELESLLENEGDQVIYTHKFLSQHPIIFWNLVWYFRRLDLPSVLPGLILTSEHCNNGVQLPQTSLSQDSKQVYVQLLWDNINLHQEPNEPLYQLWRTFWQKKGSLAPTDHQETRTLLNSIVRSIQTNDVYSPITLLLREIKRRPDVKRQRSIYREILFLSLVALGKENIDVEAFDREYKVAYDNLSPEQLKALSSIDRPPSKSVQWCLKCFGAPVI from the exons ATGATTGAGGACAAAGGTCACCGTGTGACAGACTACTTCGTGGTGGCCGGACTGACGGACAAGTCCACGCCGCTTGAGCAGGACCTGTCCGAGACCAAGTCCAGCGGGCCAAAAGCCCCCATCACTGACCTGGCCGTCATCAACAAGTCTGCGGGGGAGACGGTGCCTGAGGGCTTCACCTGCATCGAGACAACGTACAGCGGCCAGCCTGCCAACCTCAACCACGGCAGCCTCAAAAGCCCAGAGCTCTTCCTATGCTACAAAAGAGGCCGGGAAAAGCCCCCACTCATCGACATCGG AGTGCTTTATGAGGGGAAAGAAAGGCTCATCCAGGGTTGCGAAGTCATCCAGGCCACACCTTTCGGTCGATGCGCCAATGTCAACAACAGCTCGGCCACGTCGCAGCGCATCTTCATCACGTTCCGCCGCGCACCGCCCATCCAGCCCCAGAACTCGCTCGCCGTCACCGACATCTGCGTCATCATCACCAGTAAAGGCGAAATA CCCCCCCATACCTTCTGTAAGGTGGACAAGAACCTCAACTGTGGCATG TGGGGATCTAGTGTGTTCCTGTGCTATAAGAAGTCAGTGTCTGCCTCCAACTCCATTGCATACAAAGCTG GTCTCATTTTCCGCTACCCAGCGGAAGACTATGAATCCTTCCCACTCTCTGAGTCTGTGCCCCTCTTCTGCCTGCCAATGGGGGCTAAGATTGAGTCCTGGGCACCCAATACACGCTACCCCCTGCCAGTGTTCTCCACCTTTGTCCTTACAAGCTCTTCTGGGGAAAAG GTTTACGGCGCAGCCATCCAGTTCTACGAGCGTCACCCTGTGGAGAAcctgagtgagaaacagaagaTTCAGTTGGGCCTGCTGACGGCTGTGGAGAAGAAGCCCATCACTGACAGGCTTGTCAACACCAACAAGTGCATCTGCCTTCTCTCACACTGGCCCTTCTTCGAATCTTTCCGGAAGTTTCTCATGTTCCTCTACAAACTGTCGGTCTCCGGTCCGCACCCACTGCCCATTGAGAA GCACATTTCTCACTTCATGCACAATGTGTCCTTCCCTTCCCCTCAGAGGCCCAGAATACTGGTCCAG ctctCAGCGCATGACACCTTAACCCTCTCTCAGCCTGTTTCAACACCTTTACCACTAAG TGGGGCAGATTACAGCACGCTGCTGATGAATCTCGGCTCGGAAAACTGCGCCTCGCTGCTGCACTTTGTCCTGCTGGAGAGCAAGATCCTGCTTCACTCCCTCAGACCAGCCGTGCTCACAGGAGTGGCTGAGGCAGTGGTGGCG ATGATCTTTCCTTTCCAGTGGCAGTGCCCCTACATCCCCCtgtgccccctctctctcgctgggGTCCTGAATGCACCTTGTCCTTTCATCGTTGGCGTGGACTCCAGATACTTTGACCTCTATGACCCCCCACCTGATGTGGTGTGCGTGGACCTGGACACCAACACTATCTATCT gTCTGACGAGAAGAGACATTCTAACTGGAAGAATATTCCAAAGAAGCCCTGTAAAAGTCTTATCAATTCCCTGAGCAACCTGCACAACCAGCTCGCCGCTG taCGGCGGACTCCCACGGAGGGCTCAGCGATAGATATGACGCCCATCGAAGCTGACTTCACCTGgcagaaaaagaggacaggCCTGGAGATGGAGATCCAAGAAGCTTTCCTGCGCTTCATGGCCTCCATCCTCAAAGGCTATCGAACCTACCTCAAACCCATCACCCAGGCTCCGTCTGAGAAAGCCACTGCAGCTGACTCCCTTTACGACCTGCAAG GGTTTTTGAAGAGTAGGGACCGCGCCCATCAGAAGTTCTACTCCCAACTGACCAAGACCCAGATTTTCATCCGCTTCATAGAGGAATGCACCTTTGTCAGTGATAAAGACACAGGCTTGGCTTTCTTTGACTACTGCATTGAAAAA CTTTTCCCTTCTGATAAAGGAACAGACAAAGGCTCaaag GTGGAAGGGGAGTCATACGAGGACACGCGGCTGTTGGAGCTTGATGAGTCCCAGAAGAGCGAACACACCGTGTTTGTCATGCCCCCAGAGCCCCCGCCCGAGGACGGCTCAGAACCTCCTCCTAAATACAG ttataacAACTTTCCTCGGTTGCAGCTGGATCTATTTGATCGTCCTGTTGAGTTAAGGCCAGCACTGAGTACCAGAGCAGCAGGCGCCAGTTTGTCAAGCAGCCCAGCCCTCCTTGCAAAAAGAACCAAACAG GAAATCAAGCTGGCGTACAAAATGGCAAAGCGTTTCTACTCCAACCCTCCACTGTGGGCCAAGTGTCTGTTCAGTCACTGCTACAGCCTGTGGTTCATCTGTTTGCCCGCTGGCATGCGCGCGGCTCATTCCAAACCCCGCGCCATGCAGCAGGCCTACGACGTCCTCCTCAAGATGAGGAGCACTGAAGTGGAGGTTCTGGATGAG GTGTGTTACCGTGTGGTGATGCAGTTATGCGGACAGTGGGGGATGCCTGTAATGGCTGTTCGTGTGCTTATGGAAATGAAGAAGGCTAAAATACATCCTAACGCCATCACATATGGATACTATAATAAG GCCGTTTTGGAGAGTCCTTGGCCCAGCCGGAACCGTAGTGGTCACTTCATGTGGACCAAAGTGCGCAATGTGGTGCGTGGTGTGGCCCAGTTTAAACAGGCACTCCGTGGGAACGCACACTCGAAAGAACCACCCCTGATCAACACCGGTGA AGCAGATGGAGACAGATTTAGCCACGGAAGCGCTGACAGCGAGGCCAACGGTGACGAACACACGGTGTTTTCCCGCCACCTCATCGTAGGAGACCCCAGTGAGAGTCAGTGCAGCACAG GTGGCCAGTCTGATCAGGGCTATGGGTCTAAAGATGAACTCCATCAGGACTCCTCTGACCTGGCTAATGTCCCCGCCTCGCCTCTCCCCACTGCTGACCACAGCAGTAAGAGTAAAGCAGCTGAGGACCAGCATAATG GCGAAGATGCTGCTGGCTCTGTAGACAGTGCCGTTGCCATAACTGACCCCCCTAGTCCAGTTGACCCAGCCCCACCACCTGCCAGTATAGTCAAATTATCCACAGGCAGTTTTGATGGAACAAAAGGGATCGGAGAGACTG GTGGTGGTGCAAGTAAGCTCTTCATCCCACGCAGTAAGAGTGAAGACGTGGTCCTTCCTGTGGAGGGTGGCTCTGGAAAGCTCGATGCTGTTTCTCAAACAACCCAGCAGCAACGGATCAAAGCCTTTGCTGAACGCAGTTGTAGTTTTAGCACGGAGAGCCGAGCCGGCATGCTTGGAAAGAAGGGCAGTCTGGAGCTCAGCGTGGACCACATGGGTGCCGACGCCAGGATCCTCGCTGCAGCCTTCTCTGGAGGCAAGACTCCTCCCCCTATCCTAGCAACAGGCTCTGCTTTCAAAGAACTGGAGGCTGAGACTGAAACTAAGCATTCCCTTGTGAACAAGGGCAGTGAAGAGGAAGGGGTGGGAGAAAAGGAGGTAGCCGcaccagagaaagaggaggagcaaGGGCAAAAAGAGGAGCAAGGTGAAAGACTCTCGAAGGAGGACGTTACTCCTCAGGGAAGTGTTGGAGTTGGGAGGAGTTGCAGTAGCGGTTCTTCCTCCTCTAAAGTGGTGGAGAGGGAAGATGTGGAGGTGGGTGCCGACCCTCTTTCCCTGTTAGCCTCTGAGAGCGAAGACGCTGCATCCATCCAGAGCCAGGAGTCGGCACGTAACGTCCCACCAGTCGTGTCAAGGAACCTCGCAGACGAGATTGAGATGTACATGAATCTAAAGAACCCGCTGGGAATCAAGGCCTCCAGCATGGAGCTCCATCAGGGGACCAATCAAGACTCGGAGTCCCAACAAGGGGACTCCACGGATTCCCCTGCCACCATACAGTCTGTCGAAAGGAGATCTAGCCTCCCTGTTGGTCACTCGAAAATGCCAGGCCCACGGGACACGCCCAAACGCAGCCCTGCCGTCACACGCTCAAAAACCTTCGCTGCCAAGTCCCCGAAGACGCCTGGTTCAACGCCAACCTCAACATCACTGACCGCCCTGGTCAGGTCGTCACAGAGCGGATCACTGGGATCAGTGATCAACTCCATCTCCGGCATCAAAATGGATGCCCTGCTCTCGGGGCCTAAGATAGACATGCTGAAGTCGGGTATGAAGCAGGCTGCTAATGTGGCCAGTAAGGTGTTGGGAGCAGTTGCCTCAGCCTACTCCTACTCTGACGACGAA GAGGACACGGCTCAGCCAAGAGATGCTTTCCCAGCCCGTCTGGAGGACCATCTTTTTTCTGACGACGGAGAAGTGGAGAACTCCGTTCCACGAGGTCTCATGCCCAGTCTGGCCTCCAACGGCCTCACCCACAGCACGACTAGCCTGGGtagcagcagcggcagcagtgACACGGGCAAAGTGCAGCACCCGTCAT CAATGCCTGCAAGCAAGTCAATGAGGAGTGGGGACTCTGAGAGGTCTGAGCAGAGCTCCTCACATCACGCCAGCACCTCCAGTATAAACCAGAACTGTGCACTAGAG GTGCTGATGTCCAGTTGCTCTCAGTGTCGATCATGTGAAGTTTTGGTGTATGATGAGGAGATCATGGCTGGTTGGACAGCCGACGACTCAAACCTCAACACCACCTGTCCCTTCTGCCGAAACTCCTTCCTACCCCTGCTCCAAGTGGAGTTCAATGACCTACGCTCCACATCCGG CTTCTACCTGAAAGGCAGCACGTCAGGAGACAGCATCCACAGCACCAGTACCCAGCCCACTCCGTCCATTTCCTCAGAGCACAAAGAAGGCAGCCCCAGTGACCCGCCCGATCTCATCAGCTTTGCAGAGTCCTCTGAAGACACAGAAGAGTTGAGAGTGTCCCCCACCGATCAGGCCGAAACGCAGAAAAC CCTTGTACCAACTCCTGTACATTCGGACCCCCTGGGCCTAATGGAGAGGCAAGCAGAAAAGCGCGGCACCTCTCTGACTCGCAGCAACAGTGTGGGAGGACCCCTGCAGAGCCTGGACTCCACACAGCGTCCCAATCACGGCGTCTCCACCACCAGCCTGCCCAGCAGTCTGCAGGAGGTGGCA GAAACCTTGGGGCAGAAGAGGCAGAACCCAAAGCCGGTGTCTGTGCCTTATCTAAGCCCACTGGTTCTGCGTAAAGAATTGGAATCATTACTGGAGAATGAAGGGGACCAG GTGATCTACACTCATAAGTTCCTCAGTCAGCACCCCATAATCTTCTGGAACCTTGTGTGGTATTTCCGTCGCCTGGATCTTCCCAGCGTCCTCCCTGGCCTCATCCTCACATCTGAACACTGCAACAATGGAGTGCAG CTCCCACAGACGTCACTGTCTCAGGACAGTAAACAGGTTTATGTCCAGCTGCTTTGGGACAACATCAACTTGCACCAGGAACCCAATGAGCCCCTCTATCAGCTCTGGAGAACCTTCT GGCAGAAGAAGGGCTCTCTTGCCCCCACAGACCACCAGGAGACGCGGACCCTGCTCAACAGTATTGTACGCAGCATCCAAACCAATGATGTCTACAGCCCCATCACCCTGCTTCTCAGAGAGATCAAGAGGCGCCCTGATGTGAAACGGCAGAG GAGTATCTACAGAGAGATTTTATTCCTTTCACTAGTTGCCTTGGGGAAGGAGAACATTGATGTGG AGGCCTTCGATCGTGAATACAAAGTCGCCTACGATAACCTGAGCCCTGAGCAACTCAAAGCTCTTTCCTCCATCGACAGACCACCGAGCAAAAGCGTGCAGTGGTGCCTCAAGTGTTTTGGAGCTCCGGTCATCTGA